From the genome of Winogradskyella forsetii, one region includes:
- a CDS encoding POTRA domain-containing protein, producing the protein MPIFSRFLYLVLILVYSNLSIGQSLILNIAGENETATKAIDSLGYQKRFDNYNGLQLEINSLKRQLTNLGFIDALTESVTKQNDSLFEAELTLGKRIDNIRIYYGSSFNVKLLQSINYKSGDGFFEIKITEAENYLKNLNSKIAEQGDPFSTLQLINVAKLNPELISADLKIVTNQKRRIDNIIVKGYEKFPKSYIKRFLKLKTGKSFNLKAIRNKVELLEDLRFASKIKDPEVLFTQDSTTLYLYIEKNRTNNFDGFLGFGTNENTNKIEFDGYLDLRLINNLNYGETLNLFYKSDEIDQQTINVDADLPYLFASPVGLQVGLNLFRKDSTFLTAKQYAKINYQINARHKIGVGINATNSTNLLENDTEILNDYKTNYYTLHYNYTKPQFYDPLFPINFWLDFSSGFGDRKNNLGTQNQTVFSIDTYKIFNLNNKNSFYTRLNGSLLTSDDYLDNELFRFGGINSIRGFEENSLVANLFGVINTEYRYRLSSGIYVHSVIDAAYFENKLTLSKEKLFGFGLGLGLLTNAGLFRLNYSVGKTDNRQFKLSDSKVHVSLTATF; encoded by the coding sequence ATGCCTATTTTTAGCCGTTTTCTTTATCTTGTTCTAATTCTGGTTTATTCAAATCTAAGCATTGGTCAATCACTTATTTTAAATATTGCAGGAGAAAATGAAACCGCAACAAAGGCTATCGACTCCTTAGGGTACCAAAAACGCTTTGACAATTATAACGGGTTACAATTAGAAATCAATAGTCTAAAGCGCCAATTAACCAATCTTGGATTTATTGACGCCTTAACTGAAAGCGTCACCAAACAAAATGACTCCCTTTTTGAAGCAGAACTTACATTAGGCAAACGAATTGATAACATAAGGATCTATTATGGTTCTAGTTTTAACGTGAAATTATTGCAAAGCATCAATTATAAATCTGGCGATGGTTTTTTCGAGATAAAAATAACAGAGGCTGAAAACTATTTAAAAAACCTCAATTCTAAAATCGCTGAACAAGGTGATCCGTTTTCAACCTTACAACTTATTAATGTGGCCAAGTTGAATCCTGAATTAATTTCGGCAGATCTCAAAATTGTGACCAACCAAAAAAGACGTATCGATAATATTATTGTAAAGGGTTACGAGAAGTTTCCAAAGTCTTATATAAAACGTTTCTTAAAGCTTAAAACCGGTAAATCGTTCAACTTAAAAGCCATTCGAAATAAAGTTGAGCTTTTAGAAGATTTGCGTTTTGCCAGCAAGATTAAAGACCCTGAAGTGCTTTTTACCCAAGATTCCACAACGCTATACTTATACATAGAAAAAAACAGAACCAACAACTTTGATGGTTTCCTAGGTTTTGGAACTAATGAAAACACCAACAAGATTGAATTTGATGGGTATTTGGATTTAAGACTAATCAATAACCTCAACTACGGCGAAACTTTAAACCTTTTCTACAAAAGTGACGAAATTGACCAACAAACCATTAATGTAGATGCAGATTTACCTTATTTATTCGCTTCTCCAGTTGGACTACAGGTTGGTCTCAATCTTTTTAGAAAAGACTCTACCTTTTTGACCGCTAAACAATATGCCAAGATTAATTATCAAATAAATGCTCGGCATAAAATTGGAGTCGGAATCAATGCTACTAATTCTACTAACCTATTGGAAAACGATACCGAAATTTTAAATGATTATAAAACCAATTATTATACGCTTCATTATAATTATACAAAGCCCCAATTTTACGACCCTTTATTTCCTATTAATTTTTGGCTTGATTTTTCTTCTGGTTTTGGAGATAGAAAAAATAATTTAGGAACACAAAACCAAACTGTATTTAGTATAGACACTTATAAAATCTTTAACCTTAATAATAAGAATAGTTTTTATACTAGACTAAATGGATCGCTGTTAACGTCTGATGATTATTTAGATAATGAATTATTTCGTTTTGGAGGCATCAACTCTATTCGTGGATTTGAAGAAAACAGTTTAGTGGCTAATCTATTTGGAGTCATTAATACAGAATACCGCTATAGATTAAGTAGCGGTATTTATGTGCATTCGGTTATAGATGCTGCGTATTTTGAAAATAAACTCACCTTAAGTAAAGAAAAGCTTTTTGGTTTTGGATTGGGATTGGGATTACTGACCAATGCTGGCCTCTTCAGATTAAATTATTCCGTTGGCAAGACTGACAATCGTCAGTTTAAATTATCGGACTCTAAAGTTCATGTGAGTTTAACTGCTACTTTTTAA
- the rplW gene encoding 50S ribosomal protein L23, with translation MSILIKPIITEKATMQSELLNAYAFEVNTKANKVEIKKAVEAAYGVSVEKVRTINVRPDRRTRHTKTGIQHGKTNAVKKAIVQLAEGEEIDLYTNM, from the coding sequence ATGAGTATCTTAATAAAACCTATAATCACGGAAAAAGCAACCATGCAAAGTGAGTTGTTAAATGCTTATGCATTTGAAGTGAATACAAAGGCGAACAAGGTAGAAATCAAAAAAGCGGTGGAAGCTGCTTATGGAGTTTCTGTAGAAAAAGTTCGTACGATAAATGTCCGTCCAGATAGAAGAACACGTCATACAAAGACTGGTATTCAACATGGTAAAACAAATGCTGTTAAAAAAGCAATTGTACAACTGGCGGAAGGTGAAGAAATAGATTTATACACTAACATGTAA
- the rplC gene encoding 50S ribosomal protein L3, with translation MSGLIGKKIGMTSIFDENGKNIPCTVIEAGPCIVTQVRTEEVDGYNALQLGFDDATEKSATKAAQGHAKKAGTSVKRKVVEFKGFGEEYKLGDALTVEQFIEGEFVDIAGTSKGKGFQGVVKRHGFGGVGQATHGQHNRLRAPGSIGAASYPARVFKGMKMAGRMGGDTVKVQNLRVYKVVPEKNLLVVKGCIPGHKNSYVIIEK, from the coding sequence ATGTCTGGGTTAATTGGAAAAAAAATCGGTATGACCAGCATTTTCGATGAAAATGGAAAGAACATTCCATGTACAGTAATCGAAGCTGGACCATGTATCGTTACCCAAGTCAGAACTGAAGAAGTGGATGGTTATAATGCCCTTCAATTAGGTTTCGATGACGCGACAGAAAAAAGCGCTACTAAAGCAGCTCAAGGGCATGCTAAAAAGGCTGGTACTTCTGTAAAACGCAAAGTTGTTGAATTCAAAGGTTTTGGTGAGGAGTACAAATTAGGTGATGCTTTAACAGTGGAACAATTTATCGAAGGGGAATTTGTGGATATCGCAGGGACTTCTAAAGGTAAAGGTTTTCAAGGTGTAGTAAAACGTCACGGATTCGGTGGTGTAGGTCAAGCAACGCATGGTCAACACAACCGTTTAAGAGCTCCAGGTTCTATTGGTGCAGCTTCTTATCCTGCGAGAGTATTCAAAGGAATGAAGATGGCCGGAAGAATGGGTGGAGACACAGTAAAAGTTCAAAATTTAAGAGTTTACAAAGTAGTTCCGGAAAAGAACTTACTAGTGGTAAAAGGATGTATTCCTGGTCACAAGAATTCTTATGTAATCATTGAGAAGTAA
- the rpsG gene encoding 30S ribosomal protein S7 — MRKRAAKKRPLLPDPRFNDQLVTRFVNMMMWDGKKSVAFKVFYDAIDIVEEKKNDDEKTALEIWKEALSNVMPHVEVRSRRVGGATFQIPMQIRPDRKVSTAMKWLISYSRKRNEKSMAQRLAAEVLAAAKEEGAAVKKRADTHKMAEANKAFSHFRF, encoded by the coding sequence ATGAGAAAAAGAGCAGCAAAAAAGAGACCGCTTTTACCAGACCCAAGATTTAACGATCAGTTAGTAACACGCTTTGTTAATATGATGATGTGGGATGGTAAGAAGTCTGTGGCTTTTAAAGTATTCTACGATGCAATTGATATTGTTGAAGAGAAAAAAAATGATGACGAAAAAACGGCTTTAGAAATTTGGAAAGAAGCGTTGTCTAATGTGATGCCTCACGTAGAAGTACGTAGTCGTCGTGTTGGTGGTGCAACATTCCAGATTCCGATGCAGATTCGTCCAGACCGTAAGGTTTCAACTGCGATGAAATGGTTAATTAGCTATTCACGTAAAAGAAACGAAAAATCTATGGCGCAACGTTTAGCGGCAGAAGTTTTAGCAGCAGCTAAAGAAGAAGGAGCCGCTGTTAAGAAAAGAGCTGATACGCATAAGATGGCAGAAGCAAACAAAGCATTCTCACACTTTAGATTTTAA
- a CDS encoding rhomboid family intramembrane serine protease → MSKNQHFKYSNSIIVYPLIILFTIWLVFWFQVRIDSGIKAFGIRPQKIEGLLGIVTSPFLHGNINHIYSNSIPLFVLSLALFYFYNKIAWKVIGFGILFSGFLTWLIANNGNHIGASGLVYVLVSFMFFKGIFAKHYRLIALSLLVIFLYGSMIWYVFPIKSGMSWEGHLAGLITGLIFALIFRKQIAKPERYQWEQADYNEDDDPFMKHFDEDGNFIEFEPEVEKEIEIESDIEKNLKLESNENQNTNINYIFKKSNNDPAN, encoded by the coding sequence ATGAGCAAGAACCAACACTTCAAATATTCTAACAGTATTATTGTCTACCCACTGATAATTCTGTTCACTATTTGGTTGGTGTTTTGGTTTCAAGTTAGAATTGATAGTGGTATAAAGGCATTTGGCATAAGACCACAAAAAATTGAAGGCTTATTAGGTATTGTCACTAGTCCGTTTTTGCATGGAAATATCAATCATATTTATAGTAACTCTATTCCTCTCTTTGTATTGAGTTTAGCCTTGTTTTATTTTTATAATAAAATTGCTTGGAAAGTTATTGGCTTTGGCATTTTGTTTTCAGGATTTTTAACCTGGTTGATTGCCAATAATGGAAACCATATAGGAGCAAGTGGTTTGGTGTATGTATTGGTCAGTTTTATGTTCTTCAAAGGCATTTTTGCCAAGCATTACAGACTTATTGCATTGTCCTTATTGGTTATTTTCCTGTATGGAAGTATGATTTGGTATGTATTCCCAATTAAAAGCGGCATGTCTTGGGAAGGCCATTTAGCTGGTTTGATTACAGGGTTGATCTTTGCGTTAATATTTAGGAAGCAAATAGCGAAACCTGAGCGTTACCAATGGGAACAGGCGGATTACAATGAAGATGATGATCCATTTATGAAGCATTTTGATGAAGACGGTAATTTTATTGAGTTTGAACCAGAAGTCGAAAAAGAAATTGAAATCGAATCTGACATTGAAAAAAATTTAAAGCTTGAATCAAATGAGAATCAGAATACTAATATCAATTACATTTTCAAAAAGTCCAATAATGATCCTGCCAACTGA
- the rpsS gene encoding 30S ribosomal protein S19 — translation MARSLKKGPYIHYKLEKKVAENVASNKKTVIKTWSRASMISPDFVGQTIAVHNGRQFVPVFVTENMVGHKLGEFSPTRSFRGHAGAKNKGKK, via the coding sequence ATGGCACGTTCATTAAAAAAAGGACCTTATATCCACTATAAATTAGAAAAGAAAGTTGCAGAAAATGTAGCTTCAAACAAAAAGACAGTTATTAAAACTTGGTCTAGAGCTTCAATGATTTCTCCGGATTTCGTTGGCCAAACGATTGCAGTTCATAATGGTCGTCAATTTGTTCCAGTTTTCGTTACAGAAAACATGGTAGGACATAAGTTAGGAGAATTTTCACCAACACGATCGTTTAGAGGTCATGCAGGTGCTAAGAATAAAGGTAAAAAATAA
- the rplD gene encoding 50S ribosomal protein L4, which produces MKVAVLDINGKDTGRQAELSKDVFAIEPNNHAVYLDVKQYLANQRQGTHKAKERAEISGSTRKIKKQKGTGTARAGSIKSGVFKGGGRMFGPRPRNYGFKLNKNLKRLARRSALSIKANDKSILVMEDFSFDAPKTKNFVDVLKALEVENKKSLIVLGGTNNNVYLSSRNFKGSEVVTASELSTYKIMNANKVILIESALEGIESNLSK; this is translated from the coding sequence ATGAAGGTAGCAGTTTTAGATATAAACGGAAAAGATACGGGTAGACAAGCTGAGCTTTCTAAAGACGTATTCGCTATAGAGCCTAATAATCACGCTGTCTATTTAGATGTTAAGCAATACTTAGCAAATCAAAGACAGGGAACGCATAAGGCTAAAGAAAGAGCAGAGATTTCTGGAAGTACACGGAAGATTAAAAAACAAAAAGGAACAGGTACAGCACGTGCAGGTTCTATTAAGTCTGGTGTATTTAAAGGTGGTGGTCGTATGTTTGGTCCAAGACCAAGAAATTACGGTTTTAAATTAAATAAAAACCTAAAGCGATTAGCACGTAGATCAGCATTAAGTATTAAAGCAAATGACAAATCAATTTTAGTGATGGAAGACTTCAGTTTTGATGCTCCAAAAACTAAGAATTTTGTTGATGTTTTAAAGGCTTTAGAGGTTGAGAACAAAAAATCTCTTATTGTGTTGGGTGGTACAAATAATAATGTATATTTGTCATCACGCAATTTTAAAGGTTCTGAAGTTGTAACAGCTTCTGAATTAAGTACTTATAAGATTATGAATGCTAATAAAGTAATTCTAATTGAGAGTGCACTAGAAGGAATTGAATCGAATTTAAGTAAATAG
- the rpsJ gene encoding 30S ribosomal protein S10, whose translation MSQKIRIKLKSYDHNLVDKSADKIVKTVKSTGAVVTGPIPLPTHKKIFTVLRSPHVNKKSREQFQLSSYKRLLDIYSSSSKTIDALMKLELPSGVEVEIKV comes from the coding sequence ATGAGTCAAAAAATCAGAATAAAATTAAAATCTTACGATCACAACTTAGTGGACAAGTCTGCTGATAAGATTGTAAAAACAGTAAAGAGCACAGGTGCTGTAGTAACGGGTCCAATTCCATTACCAACGCACAAGAAAATTTTCACTGTGTTACGTTCACCACACGTTAACAAGAAGTCTAGAGAACAATTTCAATTAAGCTCTTACAAGAGGTTATTGGATATTTACTCTTCATCTTCTAAGACGATTGATGCTTTAATGAAGCTTGAATTACCAAGTGGAGTTGAAGTGGAAATCAAAGTTTAA
- a CDS encoding replication-associated recombination protein A: MNTPLAERLRPNTLDDYLSQQHLVGKNGMLYQQIKSGVIPSLILWGPPGIGKTTLANVIANESERPFFKLSAINSGVAAIREVIDKAKKSGGLFTAKNPILFIDEIHRFSKSQQDSLLEAVEKGWVTLIGATTENPSFEVISALLSRCQVYTLNAFSKDDLEALLQRAITEDTTLSKLNIELKETEALLRFSGGDARKLLNIFELLVASFEDRDIIITNDLVTKQVQSKAARYDKTGEQHYDIISAFIKSIRGSDPNAAVYYLARMIEGGEDVKFIARRLLILASEDIGNANPTALVIANNTFQAVSVIGNPESRIILSQCTTYLASSAKSNAAYEAIGKAQQLVKDTGDLSVPLAIRNAPTKLMKELGYGDSYKYSHSYENNFAAQEFLPEEIANTKLYNPGNNAREQAQRNYLKSLWKDKYGY, encoded by the coding sequence ATGAATACACCTTTAGCCGAACGTTTAAGACCAAACACACTCGACGACTATCTAAGTCAGCAACATTTAGTGGGTAAAAACGGGATGTTGTACCAACAAATTAAAAGTGGTGTGATTCCTTCGTTGATACTTTGGGGACCACCTGGTATTGGTAAAACCACATTAGCCAATGTCATTGCTAATGAATCGGAGCGTCCGTTTTTTAAATTGAGTGCCATAAATTCTGGAGTTGCAGCTATAAGGGAAGTCATTGATAAAGCTAAAAAAAGCGGTGGATTATTTACGGCAAAAAATCCGATTTTGTTTATTGATGAAATCCATAGATTTAGTAAATCGCAACAAGATTCTCTTTTAGAAGCCGTTGAAAAAGGTTGGGTGACCTTAATTGGAGCTACGACCGAAAACCCAAGTTTTGAGGTCATTTCTGCTTTGCTTTCTAGATGTCAAGTTTACACCTTGAATGCCTTCAGTAAAGACGATTTAGAAGCGTTATTGCAGCGTGCAATTACAGAAGACACAACCCTTTCAAAATTAAATATTGAATTAAAGGAAACGGAAGCCTTATTACGATTCTCTGGAGGTGATGCTAGAAAATTGCTGAATATATTTGAATTGTTAGTGGCGTCATTTGAAGATAGAGATATTATAATAACCAACGATTTAGTCACAAAGCAAGTCCAAAGTAAAGCGGCTCGCTACGATAAGACTGGAGAACAACATTACGATATTATCTCTGCATTCATAAAATCGATTCGTGGTAGCGACCCAAATGCAGCTGTTTATTATTTAGCACGCATGATTGAAGGCGGCGAAGACGTGAAGTTTATTGCCAGACGACTTTTAATTTTAGCAAGTGAAGATATCGGAAATGCGAACCCAACCGCCTTGGTAATTGCGAATAATACATTTCAAGCGGTTTCTGTAATTGGCAATCCCGAATCACGAATTATTCTAAGTCAATGCACAACCTATTTAGCCAGTTCTGCAAAGAGCAATGCTGCCTATGAAGCTATTGGTAAAGCACAACAATTAGTTAAAGACACAGGTGATTTGTCTGTACCTTTAGCGATAAGAAATGCACCAACAAAGCTGATGAAAGAATTAGGTTATGGCGATAGTTATAAATATTCCCATAGCTATGAAAATAACTTTGCTGCTCAAGAGTTCTTGCCAGAAGAGATTGCCAACACCAAATTATACAATCCTGGAAATAATGCTCGTGAGCAGGCCCAACGGAATTATTTGAAGTCGCTTTGGAAGGACAAGTATGGGTATTAG
- the rplB gene encoding 50S ribosomal protein L2 — translation MSVRKLKPITSGQRFRVVNGFDAITTDKPEKSLLAPKKRSGGRNNRGKMTIRQVGGGHKKRYRIIDFKRNKAGIPAEVKSIEYDPNRTAFIALLNYQDGEKRYVIAQNGLQVGQNIVSGETGVAPEIGNAMPLSEIPLGTIISCIELRPGQGAVMARSAGAFAQLMARGDKFATVKLPSGETRMILITCMATIGAVSNSDHQLLVSGKAGRSRWLGRRPRVRPVVMNPVDHPMGGGEGKSSGGHPRNRNGIPAKGFRTRSKTKASNKYIVERRKK, via the coding sequence ATGTCAGTAAGAAAATTAAAACCGATCACATCAGGTCAGCGATTTAGAGTAGTAAATGGATTCGATGCCATTACTACTGATAAGCCGGAGAAAAGCTTGCTTGCTCCGAAAAAAAGATCTGGTGGTAGAAACAATCGAGGAAAAATGACCATACGCCAAGTAGGTGGAGGTCATAAGAAAAGGTATCGTATTATCGATTTCAAACGTAACAAAGCTGGCATTCCAGCTGAAGTTAAGTCAATTGAATACGATCCAAACAGAACAGCATTTATTGCATTGTTAAACTATCAAGATGGTGAGAAACGTTACGTTATCGCTCAAAATGGTTTACAAGTAGGTCAAAATATTGTATCTGGTGAGACAGGTGTAGCTCCAGAAATTGGAAACGCAATGCCTTTAAGTGAAATACCTTTAGGTACAATTATTTCTTGTATAGAGTTACGTCCTGGTCAAGGTGCTGTAATGGCGCGTAGTGCTGGTGCATTTGCTCAATTAATGGCAAGGGGAGATAAATTTGCTACGGTAAAATTACCTTCTGGTGAAACTAGGATGATCCTAATTACTTGTATGGCTACTATTGGAGCAGTTTCAAATTCAGATCATCAATTATTAGTATCTGGTAAAGCAGGTAGAAGTAGATGGTTAGGAAGACGTCCAAGAGTAAGACCAGTAGTGATGAACCCAGTCGATCACCCAATGGGTGGTGGTGAAGGTAAATCTTCAGGTGGTCATCCAAGAAATAGAAACGGTATTCCTGCTAAAGGATTTAGAACACGTTCTAAGACGAAGGCGAGTAATAAGTATATTGTAGAACGTAGAAAGAAATAA
- the rlmB gene encoding 23S rRNA (guanosine(2251)-2'-O)-methyltransferase RlmB: protein MKKDTTIFGIRAIIEAIKSNETIDKVFMQKGLHGELYKELENLIRSEGINASYVPIEKLNRLTRGNHQGAVAQISPIAFHDIDDLVMNVIESGKTPLFLLLDQLSDVRNFGAIVRTAECTGVHGIIIQKKGGAPINGDTIKTSAGAIFKMPICKVDHIKDAVFHMQSSGIKVIAATEKADNYLYDVSFKEPCAIIMGSEGRGINPSVLKVVDDQAKLPILGEIESLNVSVACGAFLYEAVRQRS, encoded by the coding sequence ATGAAAAAAGACACCACAATTTTTGGAATTAGAGCCATTATAGAAGCTATAAAATCTAACGAGACTATCGATAAGGTTTTTATGCAAAAGGGACTGCATGGCGAACTATATAAGGAATTAGAAAATCTAATCCGTTCCGAAGGCATCAACGCTTCTTACGTGCCCATAGAGAAGTTAAATCGATTAACACGTGGTAACCATCAAGGTGCGGTGGCTCAAATTTCGCCGATTGCCTTTCATGATATTGATGATCTCGTCATGAATGTTATTGAATCTGGCAAAACACCATTGTTCCTATTGCTAGATCAATTGAGTGATGTTAGAAATTTTGGAGCTATTGTTCGTACAGCAGAATGTACTGGCGTCCATGGTATTATCATTCAGAAGAAAGGTGGAGCGCCTATAAATGGAGACACTATAAAAACGAGCGCTGGTGCCATTTTTAAAATGCCCATTTGTAAAGTAGATCATATAAAAGATGCGGTTTTCCACATGCAATCTTCAGGAATAAAAGTTATAGCTGCAACGGAAAAAGCAGACAACTATTTATACGACGTTTCTTTTAAAGAACCTTGCGCTATAATTATGGGTTCTGAGGGAAGAGGCATTAATCCTTCGGTTTTAAAAGTGGTGGACGACCAAGCAAAGCTTCCTATTTTAGGAGAGATAGAATCATTGAATGTTTCTGTGGCTTGTGGTGCGTTTCTATATGAAGCTGTTAGGCAACGGAGTTAG
- the rpsL gene encoding 30S ribosomal protein S12 — translation MPTISQLVRKGRAKITKKSKSAALDSCPQRRGVCTRVYTTTPKKPNSAMRKVARVRLTNGNEVNAYIGGEGHNLQEHSIVLVRGGRVKDLPGVRYHIVRGALDTAGVSGRTQRRSKYGAKRPKK, via the coding sequence ATGCCAACAATTTCACAATTAGTACGAAAAGGAAGAGCCAAAATAACCAAGAAGAGTAAATCGGCTGCTTTAGATTCGTGTCCTCAAAGACGTGGTGTATGTACTCGTGTTTATACAACGACACCTAAAAAACCTAACTCAGCAATGCGTAAGGTGGCAAGGGTTCGTTTAACAAACGGAAACGAAGTAAATGCATACATTGGTGGAGAAGGTCACAATTTACAAGAGCACTCGATAGTATTGGTTAGAGGTGGAAGGGTAAAAGATTTGCCAGGAGTTAGATATCACATCGTTCGTGGTGCTTTAGATACAGCAGGTGTATCTGGAAGAACACAACGTAGATCTAAGTATGGTGCAAAACGCCCTAAAAAGTAA
- the fusA gene encoding elongation factor G gives MARDLKLTRNIGIAAHIDAGKTTTTERILFYTGVSHKIGEVHDGASTMDWMEQEAERGITITSAATTCDWVFPKENGEPTEDAQSYHFNIIDTPGHVDFTVEVNRSLRVLDGLVFLFSAVDGVEPQSETNWRLADNYKVPRIGFVNKMDRQGSDFLGVCQQVKDMLKSNAVPIVLNIGDEDNFKGIVDLVKNRAIVWHDDNYGSTFDVVDIPEDMKDEVRKYRALLIEEVASYDENLLEKFMEDENSITEEEVHAALRAAVMDMAIIPMVCGSSFKNKGVQFLLDAVCRYLPSPMDRESVVGTNPDTDKEERRKPSVNEPFSALAFKIATDPFVGRLAFFRAYSGRLDAGSYILNNRSGKKERISRIYQMHSNKQNAIDFIEAGDIGAAVGFKDIKTGDTMSDEKHPIVLESMDFPDPVIGIAVEPKTKADVDKLGMALAKLAEEDPTFTARTDEASGQTIISGMGELHLDIIVDRLRREFKVEVNQGQPQVEYKEAITQAADHREVYKKQSGGRGKFADIVFTIEPADEGVVGLQFESVIKGGNVPKEFIPSIEKGFKMAMVNGPLAGFEVDSMKVTLKDGSYHDVDSDQLSFELAAKLGFKNSAKAAKAVIMEPIMKLEVITPEENMGDIVGDLNRRRGQMSSMGDRAGAKTVKATVPLSEMFGYVTTLRTLSSGRATSTMEFSHYEQTPQNVSEEVIKAAKGVES, from the coding sequence ATGGCAAGAGATTTAAAACTTACAAGAAATATAGGAATTGCGGCTCATATTGATGCTGGTAAAACAACAACAACAGAGCGTATTCTTTTTTATACGGGAGTTTCACATAAAATTGGTGAAGTACACGATGGTGCTTCTACAATGGACTGGATGGAGCAAGAGGCAGAAAGAGGTATTACAATTACATCTGCTGCAACTACTTGTGACTGGGTTTTTCCTAAAGAAAATGGTGAACCAACTGAAGATGCACAAAGTTATCACTTCAATATTATTGACACACCTGGTCACGTAGATTTTACGGTTGAGGTTAACCGTTCTTTACGTGTTCTAGATGGTTTAGTGTTCTTATTTAGTGCGGTGGATGGTGTTGAGCCACAATCTGAAACAAACTGGAGACTAGCAGATAACTATAAAGTGCCAAGAATTGGTTTCGTTAATAAAATGGACCGTCAGGGCTCAGACTTTTTAGGAGTTTGTCAGCAAGTTAAAGATATGTTGAAGTCTAACGCCGTACCAATTGTTTTGAACATTGGTGATGAAGATAACTTCAAAGGTATTGTAGATTTAGTTAAAAACAGAGCTATTGTATGGCACGATGACAACTACGGATCTACTTTCGATGTGGTTGATATCCCTGAAGATATGAAAGATGAAGTGCGTAAGTATCGTGCTTTATTAATCGAAGAAGTAGCAAGTTATGATGAGAATCTACTTGAAAAATTCATGGAAGATGAAAACTCTATTACAGAAGAAGAGGTGCATGCTGCACTTAGAGCTGCTGTAATGGATATGGCTATTATACCAATGGTATGTGGTTCGTCGTTCAAAAATAAAGGGGTGCAGTTTTTATTAGATGCTGTATGTCGTTATTTACCATCGCCTATGGATAGAGAAAGTGTAGTTGGAACTAATCCTGACACTGACAAAGAAGAAAGACGTAAGCCTAGTGTTAACGAACCTTTTTCAGCATTAGCATTTAAAATTGCAACAGATCCTTTCGTAGGTCGTTTAGCGTTTTTTAGAGCTTATTCAGGTCGTTTAGATGCAGGTTCTTACATTTTGAACAACCGTTCAGGTAAAAAGGAGCGTATCTCACGTATCTACCAAATGCACTCTAATAAACAAAATGCGATTGATTTTATCGAAGCAGGTGATATTGGAGCGGCAGTAGGATTTAAGGATATTAAGACTGGTGATACTATGTCTGATGAAAAACATCCTATCGTTTTAGAATCTATGGACTTCCCAGATCCAGTAATTGGTATCGCGGTTGAGCCTAAGACAAAAGCAGACGTTGATAAATTAGGGATGGCTTTAGCTAAATTAGCAGAAGAGGATCCAACGTTTACAGCAAGAACTGATGAGGCTTCAGGCCAGACTATTATTTCTGGAATGGGTGAGCTTCACTTAGATATTATTGTAGATCGTTTACGTAGAGAATTTAAAGTTGAGGTTAACCAAGGTCAGCCACAAGTAGAATATAAAGAAGCTATTACACAAGCTGCAGATCATAGAGAGGTTTATAAGAAACAATCTGGTGGTCGTGGTAAATTTGCTGATATCGTATTTACGATTGAGCCAGCAGACGAAGGTGTTGTAGGATTACAATTTGAATCTGTAATTAAAGGTGGTAACGTTCCTAAAGAATTTATCCCTTCAATTGAAAAAGGATTTAAAATGGCAATGGTCAATGGACCTTTAGCTGGATTCGAAGTAGATTCTATGAAAGTAACTTTAAAGGATGGATCTTATCACGATGTCGATTCAGATCAATTATCATTCGAATTAGCTGCGAAATTAGGATTTAAGAATTCTGCAAAAGCTGCTAAAGCTGTAATAATGGAACCTATCATGAAACTAGAGGTGATTACACCTGAAGAAAATATGGGTGACATAGTAGGTGATTTAAATAGAAGAAGAGGACAAATGAGTAGCATGGGTGATAGAGCTGGTGCAAAAACTGTAAAAGCTACTGTGCCATTATCAGAAATGTTTGGTTATGTTACTACTTTAAGAACATTATCTTCAGGTAGAGCAACATCAACTATGGAGTTCTCTCACTATGAGCAAACCCCTCAGAATGTATCGGAAGAAGTAATCAAAGCAGCTAAAGGAGTTGAATCGTAA